Proteins co-encoded in one Hymenobacter swuensis DY53 genomic window:
- a CDS encoding DUF6503 family protein, translated as MRFLLVAALAALPLAGFAQASTTKSAKPAKGSYPAAQGFDAAGSDAKATQLADKVMLAMGGYSAWQQTRLLGWDFLDGSYQLWDKQTGDFRWQKDSTVAVYNLQSKQGKAFRNGRDISATPDGEKLLSRMYPIWVNNSWWLLMPFKLKDSGVTLTYKDTGKFMDGQPAEVLNMTFKNVGVTPDNKYEVLINPKTNLLEEWAYFPKATDAQPAFRRRWIGYQQYNGIMLATDRTDGKDGRKLGHISAFSNVPAGVMQNPKPIEKL; from the coding sequence ATGCGTTTTCTTCTTGTGGCCGCGCTGGCGGCTTTGCCCCTGGCCGGTTTTGCTCAAGCCTCCACTACCAAATCCGCCAAACCCGCCAAAGGAAGCTACCCGGCCGCTCAGGGCTTTGATGCGGCCGGCTCCGACGCCAAGGCCACGCAACTGGCCGACAAGGTGATGCTGGCCATGGGCGGCTATTCGGCCTGGCAGCAAACCCGCCTGCTGGGCTGGGATTTTCTGGATGGCTCCTACCAACTCTGGGACAAGCAGACCGGTGACTTTCGCTGGCAGAAAGACAGCACAGTGGCCGTGTACAACCTGCAAAGCAAGCAGGGCAAAGCCTTCCGCAACGGCCGCGACATTTCGGCCACGCCTGATGGTGAGAAGTTGCTCAGCCGCATGTATCCCATTTGGGTGAACAACTCCTGGTGGCTCCTGATGCCCTTCAAGCTGAAGGACTCGGGTGTGACACTGACCTATAAGGACACGGGTAAGTTCATGGACGGGCAGCCGGCCGAGGTGCTCAACATGACCTTCAAAAACGTAGGCGTAACGCCCGACAACAAGTACGAGGTGCTCATTAACCCCAAAACCAACCTGTTGGAAGAGTGGGCCTACTTTCCCAAAGCCACCGATGCCCAGCCTGCCTTCCGCCGCCGCTGGATCGGCTACCAGCAATACAACGGCATTATGCTGGCCACTGACCGCACCGATGGCAAAGACGGCCGCAAGCTGGGCCACATATCCGCCTTCAGCAACGTGCCCGCCGGCGTCATGCAGAATCCTAAACCAATCGAAAAACTGTAA
- a CDS encoding thiazole synthase: MTTQPLRIADRTFHSRLFTGTGKFSSVQLMEDALVASGSELVTMALKRVDVRNSQDDLLRHLRHPGLHLLPNTSGVRTAREAVFAAQLAREALETNWLKLEIHPDPRYLLPDPVETLRAAEELVKLGFVVLPYIHADPVLCKRLEEVGVAAVMPLGAPIGSNQGLLTREFLEIIIGQSRVPVVVDAGIGAPSHAAAALELGADAVLVNTAIAVAGQPVQMAQAFRLAVEAGRLAYEAHLAVPTLHAEASSPLTAFLD, translated from the coding sequence ATGACAACCCAGCCTTTACGCATTGCCGACCGCACGTTTCACTCGCGCCTGTTTACCGGCACGGGCAAGTTCAGCTCGGTGCAGCTGATGGAAGATGCCCTGGTAGCCTCAGGCTCGGAGCTGGTGACGATGGCCCTGAAGCGGGTGGACGTGCGCAACTCCCAGGACGATTTGCTGCGCCACCTGCGTCACCCCGGCCTGCACCTGCTGCCCAACACCTCGGGCGTGCGCACGGCCCGCGAGGCGGTATTTGCCGCCCAGCTGGCCCGCGAGGCGCTGGAAACCAACTGGCTCAAGCTCGAAATTCACCCCGACCCGCGCTATTTGCTGCCCGACCCGGTAGAAACCCTGCGCGCCGCCGAGGAGCTGGTGAAGCTGGGCTTCGTGGTGCTACCCTACATCCACGCCGACCCGGTGCTGTGCAAGCGGTTGGAGGAAGTGGGCGTGGCCGCCGTGATGCCCCTGGGCGCGCCCATCGGCTCGAACCAGGGGTTGCTCACCCGGGAGTTTCTGGAAATCATCATCGGCCAGAGCCGGGTGCCGGTGGTGGTGGATGCCGGTATCGGGGCTCCTTCGCACGCGGCGGCGGCCCTGGAGCTAGGGGCTGATGCCGTGCTGGTGAACACCGCCATTGCTGTAGCCGGACAGCCCGTGCAGATGGCCCAGGCCTTCCGCCTGGCCGTGGAAGCCGGCCGCCTCGCCTACGAAGCCCACCTCGCCGTCCCCACCCTCCACGCCGAAGCCTCGTCACCGCTGACGGCATTTTTGGATTGA
- a CDS encoding YihY/virulence factor BrkB family protein: protein MATHYKFSDVLNILKLTASEFMVNNSLRHAAALSYYTIFSLPPLLIIVITTASTIFGTEAITGQVYAQMKGLVGPDAAKFMQDSINEFNKQERSGFAAVIGVGTLIFAATTFFVTLQESINDIWNLKVKPRNGIWQFVRDRLLSFGLILSVALLLLISFVISATLSFFTDYLQRLMPEITVVLLKLIDFSLSLFITSLLFALIYRFLPDAIIRWRDVGVGAFITALLFMLGKYLIAFYIAQANPGSTFGAAGSAIILLVWVNYSALIIFFGAEFTQEFADAFGQKVQPKAHAVRIETREVPEGESKEEITTGRPRAEGRWKA from the coding sequence ATGGCTACGCATTACAAGTTTTCTGACGTCCTGAACATCCTCAAGCTGACGGCCAGTGAGTTTATGGTCAACAACTCGCTGCGCCACGCGGCAGCCCTATCGTACTACACCATTTTCTCGCTGCCGCCACTACTGATTATCGTCATCACTACGGCCAGCACTATCTTCGGCACCGAAGCCATTACCGGTCAGGTGTACGCCCAGATGAAGGGTTTGGTAGGACCCGACGCGGCCAAGTTCATGCAGGACAGCATCAACGAGTTCAACAAGCAGGAGCGGAGCGGCTTCGCGGCCGTTATCGGCGTTGGCACCCTCATATTTGCCGCTACCACTTTTTTTGTGACGCTCCAAGAAAGCATCAACGACATCTGGAACCTGAAGGTGAAGCCCCGCAACGGCATCTGGCAGTTTGTGCGTGACCGGCTGCTCTCGTTCGGTCTGATTCTGAGTGTGGCCTTGCTGCTACTTATTTCCTTTGTCATTAGCGCCACTCTCTCCTTCTTCACTGATTACCTGCAGCGCCTGATGCCGGAAATTACGGTGGTTCTGCTCAAGCTCATTGATTTCAGCCTCTCGCTCTTCATTACCTCCCTCCTATTTGCCCTGATCTACCGTTTCCTGCCCGATGCCATTATCCGCTGGCGCGACGTGGGCGTGGGCGCCTTCATCACGGCCCTGTTGTTCATGTTGGGTAAGTACCTGATTGCTTTCTACATTGCTCAGGCTAACCCCGGCTCCACATTTGGGGCGGCAGGCTCGGCTATCATCTTGTTGGTATGGGTCAACTACTCAGCTCTCATCATCTTTTTTGGGGCCGAGTTTACCCAGGAATTCGCCGACGCCTTCGGCCAGAAAGTACAGCCCAAAGCCCACGCCGTGCGCATAGAAACCCGCGAAGTGCCCGAAGGCGAAAGCAAGGAGGAAATTACCACGGGCCGTCCCCGCGCCGAAGGCCGCTGGAAGGCATAA
- a CDS encoding thiamine phosphate synthase, protein MTIHPLQFIASSPSQAAQACAGGVRWVQLRVKNQPYAVWRQLALETQQVCRRFGATFILNDNPQLAQEIGADGVHLGQQDMPADHARLILGPDFLIGGTANTLADMAGLAAAGVSYIGLGPFRFTTTKANLSPVLGLAGYQQLLAQFRAAGHGVPVIGIGGITLADVAEVCATGLHGVAVAGAIAQAPDPATAATDFLHALPAFSSLHA, encoded by the coding sequence ATGACCATCCATCCACTTCAGTTTATTGCCAGCTCCCCAAGCCAGGCCGCGCAGGCCTGCGCCGGCGGCGTCCGTTGGGTACAGCTGCGGGTAAAAAACCAGCCGTACGCCGTTTGGCGGCAGCTGGCGCTGGAAACCCAGCAAGTGTGCCGCCGCTTCGGAGCCACGTTCATTCTCAACGACAACCCGCAGCTGGCCCAGGAAATCGGGGCAGATGGGGTGCATCTGGGCCAGCAGGATATGCCCGCCGACCACGCCCGCCTCATTCTGGGGCCCGATTTCCTCATCGGGGGCACGGCCAATACACTGGCCGATATGGCGGGGCTGGCGGCGGCCGGCGTCAGCTACATCGGGCTGGGGCCGTTCCGCTTCACTACCACTAAGGCCAACCTGAGCCCCGTGCTGGGGCTGGCGGGCTACCAGCAGCTGCTGGCACAGTTTCGGGCGGCCGGGCACGGGGTGCCGGTTATCGGCATCGGGGGCATTACGCTGGCCGACGTGGCCGAGGTATGCGCCACCGGACTGCACGGCGTGGCCGTGGCCGGCGCCATTGCCCAGGCCCCCGACCCCGCTACCGCCGCCACCGATTTTTTGCACGCGTTACCCGCTTTTTCCTCGCTCCACGCATGA
- a CDS encoding hydroxymethylpyrimidine/phosphomethylpyrimidine kinase — translation MSQTLRPYVLTLAGFDPSGGAGLLADCKTFEQLGVYGLGACTALTVQNDVAFERVVWTTEADLRDQLRVLLTRFLVQWVKIGLTESLVKLPALLRWLRQLQPTLGVVWDPVLRASAGFEFHAGPPPALVAEACTGLALLTPNRPEMLRLWPAAATAEEAATAVSAFCPVLLKGGHAEGPEAVDVLYQQGRAVATFSAPRLPRGEKHGSGCVLSAAITAGLARGLALPEACRAGKAYTARVLASNDTRLGYHSLP, via the coding sequence ATGTCCCAAACACTCCGTCCTTACGTTCTCACCCTGGCCGGATTTGACCCCAGCGGCGGGGCAGGTTTGCTGGCCGACTGCAAGACCTTCGAGCAGCTGGGCGTGTACGGGCTAGGGGCCTGCACGGCCCTTACGGTGCAGAACGACGTGGCCTTTGAGCGTGTCGTCTGGACCACCGAGGCTGACCTGCGCGACCAGCTGCGGGTACTGCTGACGCGGTTTCTGGTACAGTGGGTCAAAATCGGGCTGACGGAGAGCTTGGTGAAGCTGCCGGCGCTGCTGCGCTGGCTGCGGCAGCTGCAACCGACGCTGGGCGTGGTGTGGGACCCGGTGCTGCGGGCCAGCGCCGGCTTCGAGTTCCACGCCGGGCCGCCGCCCGCGCTGGTAGCGGAGGCATGCACCGGCCTGGCCCTGCTCACGCCTAACCGCCCCGAGATGCTGCGCCTCTGGCCCGCCGCCGCCACGGCCGAGGAAGCCGCCACGGCCGTCAGCGCCTTTTGCCCGGTGCTGCTGAAAGGCGGCCACGCCGAGGGTCCCGAAGCCGTGGACGTGCTGTACCAGCAGGGACGGGCGGTGGCTACGTTTTCGGCCCCGCGCCTGCCCCGGGGCGAGAAGCACGGCAGCGGCTGCGTGCTGTCGGCGGCCATTACGGCGGGGCTGGCGCGGGGCCTGGCGCTGCCCGAAGCCTGCCGGGCCGGCAAAGCCTACACCGCCCGGGTGCTGGCCAGCAACGATACCCGCCTGGGCTACCATTCCCTTCCCTGA
- the thiS gene encoding sulfur carrier protein ThiS, whose product MTVFVNDTPHEAPGPAPTLAAALSPLHLDGQRGIAVAVNDTVVPRPDWPTHTLQRQDRILIIRATQGG is encoded by the coding sequence ATGACCGTATTCGTCAACGACACCCCCCACGAGGCCCCCGGGCCCGCCCCTACCCTGGCCGCCGCCCTCAGTCCCCTGCACCTCGACGGGCAGCGCGGTATTGCCGTGGCCGTGAACGACACCGTGGTACCCCGCCCCGACTGGCCCACCCACACCCTACAACGCCAGGACCGCATCCTCATCATCCGCGCTACGCAAGGCGGCTAA
- a CDS encoding thiamine phosphate synthase, translating to MRPAFRLVLLTPPAAHPQELSVIGRWLEGAPDTRLHLRRPGWSRSETAAWLRQLPVPWLPRIVLHAYPELVAEFGLGGCHLTATARAAGPRPVLPPGTMLSTALHTLEEVRAEAAGYDYVLLSPVFDSISKAGYEAAFRLEDVAELLPQFPLARVLALGGITAERLPAVRAAGFAGAAVLGAVWEAPDPAAAVHHVLRAASQSFHTGS from the coding sequence ATGAGGCCCGCTTTCCGGCTGGTGCTGCTCACGCCGCCCGCCGCGCACCCGCAGGAATTGAGTGTCATTGGCCGATGGCTGGAGGGCGCACCCGATACCCGGCTGCACCTGCGCCGCCCTGGCTGGAGCCGTTCCGAAACGGCGGCGTGGCTGCGGCAGCTGCCGGTTCCCTGGCTGCCTCGCATCGTGCTGCACGCTTACCCGGAGCTGGTGGCGGAGTTTGGGCTGGGGGGCTGCCACCTCACGGCCACTGCCCGCGCCGCCGGCCCGCGCCCGGTGCTGCCGCCCGGTACCATGCTCTCCACGGCTCTACACACGCTGGAAGAAGTGCGGGCTGAGGCAGCGGGCTATGATTACGTGCTGCTGAGTCCTGTTTTCGACAGTATCAGTAAAGCCGGTTACGAGGCGGCGTTTCGTCTGGAAGATGTAGCTGAACTATTGCCTCAGTTTCCGCTGGCCCGTGTGCTGGCTCTGGGTGGTATCACGGCCGAACGACTGCCAGCGGTACGGGCAGCAGGATTTGCCGGTGCCGCTGTGCTGGGAGCAGTATGGGAAGCGCCGGATCCTGCAGCGGCTGTTCATCATGTGCTAAGGGCGGCATCCCAGTCTTTCCACACCGGCTCGTAG
- the thiH gene encoding 2-iminoacetate synthase ThiH has protein sequence MSFRPIFDAHRWDEVKASIYAKTAADVERALAAPRRTLDDFKALISPAAAPYLEPMARLSRQLTERRFGRTMQLYVPLYLSNECQNICTYCGFSMDNKLRRRTLSQVEMLQEAAVLKQWGYEHVLLVTGEANQTVDVDYLEKALYTLRPHFAQLSMEVQPLDQPDYERLMRAGLHSVLVYQETYHQQDYKKHHPKGRKSNFHYRLDTPDRLGRAGIHKMGLGVLIGLEDWRTDSFFTALHLDYLQRTYWQTRYSLSFPRLRPAEGLLQPKVEMTDRELVQLICAYRLLHEEVELSLSTRETATFRNHALRLGITSLSAGSKTNPGGYAVAPESLEQFEISDERSPAEIAALLRQQGYEPVWKDWDAALST, from the coding sequence ATGTCTTTCCGCCCTATTTTCGATGCCCACCGCTGGGATGAAGTCAAAGCCAGTATTTACGCCAAAACCGCCGCCGACGTGGAGCGCGCCCTGGCCGCGCCGCGCCGCACACTGGACGACTTCAAAGCGTTGATTTCACCGGCCGCCGCGCCGTACTTGGAGCCGATGGCCCGGCTCAGCCGGCAGCTGACGGAGCGACGGTTTGGACGCACCATGCAGCTGTACGTGCCGCTGTACCTGAGCAACGAGTGCCAGAACATCTGCACCTACTGCGGCTTCAGCATGGATAACAAGCTGCGCCGCCGTACGCTCAGCCAGGTGGAAATGCTGCAGGAAGCGGCCGTGCTGAAGCAGTGGGGCTACGAGCACGTGCTGCTGGTGACGGGCGAGGCCAACCAGACCGTGGACGTGGACTACCTCGAAAAAGCCCTATACACGCTGCGGCCGCACTTCGCGCAGCTCTCAATGGAGGTGCAGCCCCTCGACCAGCCCGACTACGAGCGACTGATGCGGGCCGGGCTGCACTCGGTGCTGGTGTACCAGGAAACCTACCATCAGCAGGATTACAAAAAGCATCACCCCAAGGGCCGCAAGTCCAACTTCCATTACCGCCTCGACACGCCCGACCGCCTGGGCCGGGCCGGTATCCATAAAATGGGGCTGGGCGTACTCATCGGGCTGGAAGACTGGCGTACCGACAGCTTCTTCACGGCCCTGCATCTTGATTACCTGCAACGCACCTACTGGCAGACCAGGTACAGCCTTTCCTTCCCGCGCCTGCGCCCCGCCGAAGGCCTGCTGCAGCCCAAGGTAGAAATGACTGACCGGGAGCTGGTACAGCTCATCTGCGCCTACCGGCTGCTGCACGAGGAAGTCGAGCTGTCCCTTTCCACCCGCGAAACGGCCACCTTCCGCAACCACGCCCTGCGGCTGGGCATTACCAGCCTGAGCGCGGGCTCCAAAACCAACCCCGGTGGCTACGCCGTGGCCCCCGAATCCCTGGAGCAATTCGAAATCAGCGACGAGCGGAGCCCCGCGGAAATAGCCGCTCTGCTCCGCCAACAAGGCTACGAGCCGGTGTGGAAAGACTGGGATGCCGCCCTTAGCACATGA
- a CDS encoding DUF3891 family protein gives MIVNHTPVGWQIIYQQAHALLAAQLLYQWPAFLPTDQWVGLLAAAAQHDDEQADWTGHYGLTPAGAPANFTMKEFSLEQATRLMGAARFQGRWRSLLTSMHMSTLYESLRGQKAEIDVFLDEQLASQKTWRRELKIRKAEADQSYTLLHWCDRLSLILCRQELPEMGRALEIYHGPHGHRHKVVRPEETGPVQVQPWPFREPHFTVSVEASILHQLQFASDAELAAALREAPIETLRWELAKG, from the coding sequence ATGATTGTGAACCACACGCCCGTTGGCTGGCAGATTATCTACCAGCAGGCTCATGCCCTGCTGGCGGCACAATTGCTTTACCAGTGGCCTGCATTTCTGCCCACCGACCAGTGGGTGGGCCTGCTGGCCGCCGCCGCCCAGCACGACGACGAGCAGGCCGACTGGACCGGCCACTATGGCCTCACGCCCGCCGGCGCACCAGCCAACTTCACCATGAAGGAGTTTTCCTTGGAGCAGGCCACCCGGCTGATGGGCGCGGCCCGTTTCCAGGGCCGCTGGCGCAGTCTGCTCACCAGTATGCACATGAGCACGCTTTACGAGAGTCTGCGGGGCCAGAAAGCGGAAATTGATGTGTTTCTGGATGAGCAGCTGGCCAGTCAGAAAACGTGGCGGCGGGAGCTGAAAATCAGGAAAGCCGAAGCTGACCAGTCATACACGCTCCTACATTGGTGCGACCGGCTCAGCCTAATTCTGTGTCGCCAGGAGCTACCCGAAATGGGCCGGGCCCTGGAAATCTACCACGGCCCTCACGGCCACCGCCACAAAGTAGTTCGGCCCGAGGAAACCGGCCCTGTGCAGGTACAGCCCTGGCCTTTTCGAGAGCCACACTTCACGGTGAGCGTAGAGGCCTCGATACTGCACCAGCTGCAGTTTGCAAGTGATGCCGAATTGGCTGCCGCCCTTCGGGAAGCCCCCATCGAAACGCTGCGCTGGGAGTTGGCGAAAGGCTAA
- the rlmN gene encoding 23S rRNA (adenine(2503)-C(2))-methyltransferase RlmN: protein MIDLPVVSKRDIRKLSPDELKAFMVEHGEKPFRAKQVLEWLWKNTASTFEEMNNISLATRELLARHFVINGVTVQNHQLSNDGTIKSAFRLYDGNIVEGVLIPHDTRMTACISSQVGCSLTCKFCATGYMERKRNLDAAEIYDQVVRIREQCESQYGTPLTNIVYMGMGEPLLNYANVVKSIERITAPDGLNMAPRRITVSTAGIAKMIKKLADDGVKANLALSLHAPNDTKRNEIMPINEANSLASLKDALQHYHQVTGRKVTYEYIVFESFNDTLQDAEELFQISKWIPCKVNLIEYNPIENADYLNTADDKLTAFHKYLADRGVQTNIRRSRGKDIDAACGQLAVKQKPEEAAA from the coding sequence ATGATTGACTTGCCCGTAGTTTCCAAGCGCGATATCCGCAAACTCAGCCCCGATGAGCTCAAGGCCTTTATGGTGGAGCACGGCGAAAAGCCGTTCCGCGCCAAGCAGGTGCTGGAGTGGCTGTGGAAGAACACGGCCAGCACGTTCGAGGAGATGAACAACATCAGCCTCGCTACTCGCGAGTTGCTGGCCCGGCATTTCGTCATCAACGGCGTGACGGTGCAGAACCACCAGCTCAGCAACGACGGCACCATCAAATCGGCCTTCCGGCTCTATGATGGCAACATCGTAGAAGGTGTGCTCATCCCGCACGACACGCGCATGACGGCCTGCATCAGCTCGCAGGTGGGCTGCTCGCTTACGTGTAAATTCTGCGCTACCGGCTACATGGAGCGCAAGCGCAACCTCGATGCGGCCGAAATCTACGACCAGGTGGTGCGCATCCGGGAGCAGTGCGAAAGCCAGTACGGCACGCCGCTCACCAACATCGTGTACATGGGCATGGGCGAGCCGCTGCTCAACTACGCCAACGTGGTGAAAAGCATTGAGCGCATCACCGCCCCTGACGGCCTGAACATGGCCCCGCGCCGCATTACCGTGAGCACCGCCGGCATCGCCAAGATGATCAAGAAGCTGGCCGACGACGGTGTGAAAGCCAACCTGGCCCTGAGCCTGCACGCGCCCAACGACACGAAGCGCAACGAAATCATGCCCATCAACGAGGCCAATTCGCTGGCTTCGCTCAAAGACGCGCTCCAGCACTACCACCAGGTCACGGGCCGCAAGGTAACCTACGAGTACATCGTGTTCGAGAGCTTCAACGACACGCTGCAGGACGCCGAGGAGCTGTTCCAGATTTCGAAGTGGATTCCCTGCAAAGTGAACCTGATCGAGTACAACCCCATCGAAAACGCCGACTACCTCAACACGGCCGACGACAAGCTCACCGCCTTCCACAAGTACCTGGCCGACCGGGGCGTGCAAACCAACATCCGCCGCTCCCGGGGCAAGGATATTGACGCCGCCTGCGGGCAGCTGGCCGTGAAGCAGAAGCCTGAAGAAGCCGCCGCGTAA
- a CDS encoding thioesterase family protein: MARIRIELPAHYLLTIEMPVRITDLNYGNHLGNHALLGLLHEARVQLLQHLGYPEFDPATGLGHIMADVAIEYKGEGFYGDTLRIQLGATDLSKYGFDVVYWVHNQEGREIARAKTGMLCFDYNTRKLRPLPAEYAVRLRRETPPAP; the protein is encoded by the coding sequence ATGGCCCGCATCCGCATCGAGTTACCCGCGCACTATCTGCTCACCATAGAGATGCCCGTGCGCATCACCGACCTCAACTACGGTAACCACCTCGGCAACCACGCGTTGCTGGGGCTGCTGCACGAAGCCCGCGTGCAACTCCTGCAGCACCTGGGCTATCCTGAATTCGACCCCGCTACCGGCCTGGGCCACATTATGGCTGATGTGGCTATTGAATACAAGGGCGAAGGGTTTTACGGCGACACGCTGCGGATTCAGTTGGGTGCCACCGACCTGAGCAAGTACGGGTTCGACGTGGTGTACTGGGTGCATAACCAGGAGGGCCGCGAAATTGCCCGCGCCAAAACCGGCATGCTCTGCTTCGACTACAACACCCGCAAGCTGCGCCCCTTGCCCGCGGAGTATGCCGTCCGCCTGCGCCGCGAAACGCCCCCGGCCCCATGA
- the thiC gene encoding phosphomethylpyrimidine synthase ThiC: protein MKTKDHAPHQTLVERQPLTGSRKVYVPGQLYPNIRVAMREIGLADSKRHLDFVNPTEPNPAVTVYDTSGPYTDPTVEIDLKKGLPRLREAWVLERADVEELPGISSDYGQQRAADAALDHLRFEHIRRPYRAKEGQNVTQLHYARQGIITPEMEYIAIRENQRIDQMAAQDALRVQHAGHSFGANTPQEHITPEFVRAEVAAGRAVIPSNINHPEAEPMIIGRNFLVKINTNIGNSAVTSSIEEEVDKAVWSCRWGGDTLMDLSTGKNIHETREWIIRNCPVPVGTVPIYQALEKVNGKAEDLTWELFRDTLIEQAEQGVDYFTIHAGVRLSYIPLTAKRVTGIVSRGGSIMAKWCLAHHQENFLYTHFAEICAIMRAYDVAFSLGDGLRPGSIADANDAAQFAELETLGELTKLAWQHDVQVMIEGPGHVPMHLIKQNMDKQLKECHEAPFYTLGPLTTDIAPGYDHITSAIGAAMIGWFGTAMLCYVTPKEHLGLPNKQDVKDGVIAYKIAAHAADLAKGHPGAQYRDNALSKARFEFRWQDQFNLSLDPDTARAYHDETLPAEGAKVAHFCSMCGPHFCSMKITQEVRDFAATQQVQPDEALAHGLAEKAREFVAKGSEIYL, encoded by the coding sequence ATGAAAACCAAAGACCACGCCCCGCACCAGACGCTGGTGGAGCGCCAGCCCCTCACGGGCTCCCGCAAAGTGTACGTACCCGGCCAGCTGTACCCCAACATCCGGGTGGCTATGCGCGAAATCGGCTTGGCTGACAGCAAGCGGCACCTCGACTTCGTGAACCCCACCGAGCCCAACCCGGCCGTGACGGTGTACGACACCAGCGGCCCTTACACCGACCCCACCGTTGAAATCGACCTGAAAAAAGGCCTGCCACGGCTGCGCGAGGCCTGGGTGCTGGAGCGCGCCGACGTGGAGGAGCTGCCGGGCATTTCGTCGGACTACGGGCAGCAGCGGGCCGCCGATGCCGCGCTGGACCACCTGCGCTTCGAGCACATCCGGCGGCCGTATCGGGCCAAGGAAGGGCAGAACGTGACCCAGCTGCACTACGCCCGCCAGGGTATCATCACACCGGAGATGGAGTACATTGCCATCCGCGAAAACCAGCGCATCGACCAGATGGCCGCTCAGGATGCGCTGCGGGTGCAGCATGCGGGCCACAGCTTCGGGGCCAACACGCCACAGGAGCACATCACGCCGGAGTTTGTGCGGGCTGAAGTGGCCGCCGGCCGGGCCGTGATTCCCTCCAACATCAACCACCCCGAGGCCGAGCCCATGATTATCGGGCGCAACTTCCTGGTGAAAATCAACACCAACATCGGCAACTCGGCCGTCACGTCGAGCATTGAGGAGGAGGTGGACAAGGCCGTGTGGAGCTGCCGCTGGGGCGGCGACACGCTGATGGACCTGAGCACGGGCAAGAACATCCACGAAACGCGGGAGTGGATTATCCGCAACTGCCCGGTGCCGGTGGGCACGGTGCCCATTTACCAGGCCCTGGAGAAGGTGAACGGCAAGGCCGAGGACCTGACCTGGGAGCTGTTCCGCGACACGCTCATCGAGCAGGCCGAGCAGGGCGTGGACTACTTCACCATCCACGCCGGCGTGCGCCTCAGCTACATTCCGCTCACGGCGAAGCGCGTGACGGGCATTGTGTCGCGGGGCGGCTCGATTATGGCCAAGTGGTGTCTGGCGCATCATCAGGAAAACTTCCTCTACACCCATTTTGCCGAAATCTGCGCGATTATGAGAGCCTACGACGTGGCCTTCTCGCTGGGCGACGGGCTGCGGCCCGGCTCCATTGCCGACGCCAACGACGCGGCCCAGTTTGCCGAGTTGGAAACCCTGGGCGAGCTGACCAAACTAGCCTGGCAGCACGACGTGCAGGTGATGATAGAAGGCCCCGGCCACGTGCCAATGCACTTGATCAAGCAGAACATGGACAAGCAGTTGAAGGAGTGTCACGAGGCCCCCTTCTACACCCTGGGCCCGCTCACCACCGACATTGCGCCCGGCTACGACCACATCACCTCGGCCATCGGGGCGGCCATGATTGGCTGGTTTGGCACGGCCATGCTCTGCTACGTGACGCCTAAGGAGCACCTAGGCCTGCCCAACAAGCAGGACGTGAAGGACGGCGTCATTGCCTACAAAATTGCCGCCCACGCCGCCGACCTAGCCAAGGGCCACCCGGGCGCGCAGTACCGCGACAACGCCCTAAGCAAGGCCCGCTTCGAGTTCCGCTGGCAGGACCAGTTCAACCTGAGCCTCGACCCCGACACCGCCCGCGCCTACCACGATGAGACGTTGCCCGCCGAGGGCGCCAAGGTGGCCCACTTCTGCTCTATGTGCGGCCCCCATTTCTGCTCCATGAAAATCACCCAGGAAGTACGCGACTTCGCCGCCACCCAACAAGTACAGCCCGACGAAGCCCTGGCCCACGGCCTGGCCGAAAAAGCCCGGGAGTTCGTGGCCAAGGGCAGTGAAATCTATCTGTAA